The following are encoded together in the Anoplopoma fimbria isolate UVic2021 breed Golden Eagle Sablefish chromosome 9, Afim_UVic_2022, whole genome shotgun sequence genome:
- the rasd2b gene encoding dexamethasone-induced Ras-related protein 1 translates to MTRMSHWVEDGLYKDDYISLPAGDKLMKGQIADSAHFVAWSQGPTMERGSSIISTQTTSIPVSCSTTDGPCTGSSTVLLSYKNASQHLTSLGIKTGLGILKVASSQWKQDKKTRSGVRPLSTANSSHPCKKSTLDHLAALVLHGQIRQQHIGEEQAKTKPQNCKRIVVLGAPRVGKTSILRRYFRDGFVEDYSPTSEDFLRKLFRIRGETYQIDVLDASRERAFPAKRRLSILTGDIFLLVFSLDDRSSFDEVCALRSEILAAKSKLTKSSVPLVVCANKMDIPKSDRGISKAEVLEVLGDDCAYFETSAKESTNLEKVFETLATLGGLPTETGPSLHRKLSLRSYQAMRTGRVSGTGSHTPGGRDEACGALHPLARRPSFSTDLRQVIGPHTARKTGKALEKCQIQ, encoded by the exons ATGACGCGGATGAGTCACTGGGTGGAGGATGGTCTATATAAAGACGACTACATCAGCCTCCCGGCCGGAGACAAGCTTATGAAAGGTCAGATTGCAGATTCTGCCCACTTTGTTGCGTGGAGCCAAGGACCAACGATGGAGAGAGGCAGCAGCATCATCTCCACCCAGACCACCTCCATCCCCGTCAGCTGCTCCACCACTGATGGGCCTTGCACCGGCTCCTCCACAGTCTTGCTGTCTTACAAAAACGCATCTCAGCATCTGACTTCATTGGGAATCAAAACGGGATTGGGGATCCTTAAAGTGGCCTCGTCTCAGTGGAAACAGGACAAGAAGACCCGTTCAGGTGTGAGGCCACTGTCCACAGCCAACAGCAGCCATCCCTGCAAGAAATCCACACTTGATCATCTGGCAGCTCTGGTTCTCCACGGACAAATCAGACAGCAACACATCGGGGAGGAGCAAGCAAAGACCAAGCCTCAGAACTGTAAACGCATCGTGGTCCTCGGTGCTCCGCGGGTCGGGAAGACCTCCATCCTGAGGAGATACTTTAGGGACGGGTTTGTGGAGGATTACAGTCCCACCTCGGAGGATTTCCTCAGGAAGCTGTTTCGTATCCGAGGAGAGACTTACCAAATCGACGTCCTGGACGCGTCCAGGGAGCGGGCTTTCCCAGCCAAGAGGCGGCTGTCTATCCTCACCG GAGACATTTTCCTCCTAGTATTCAGTCTGGATGACCGGAGCTCTTTCGACGAGGTCTGCGCCCTGAGATCTGAGATACTTGCAGCTAAATCCAAGCTCACCAAATCCTCTGTTCCTCTGGTGGTCTGCGCCAACAAGATGGATATCCCGAAGTCTGATAGGGGAATATCTAAGGCAGAGGTTCTTGAAGTCCTCGGTGATGACTGCGCCTATTTTGAAACATCTGCAAAGGAAAGCACGAACTTGGAGAAAGTCTTCGAAACCTTGGCGACGCTAGGCGGGCTTCCGACTGAAACTGGCCCGTCTCTGCACCGCAAACTCTCCCTCCGTTCATACCAGGCGATGCGGACAGGCCGGGTGTCGGGGACGGGCAGTCACACCCCGGGGGGGCGAGATGAAGCCTGCGGTGCCCTGCACCCACTGGCCCGTCGGCCGAGTTTTAGCACGGATCTCCGACAGGTTATTGGGCCACATACTGCAAGAAAGACGGGCAAAGCGCTGGAGAAATGTCAGATTCAATGA